The window AGATAATTTTTTATTTTTTCACCGCTGCCAAGAACGATGCCGGAAGACATTACAAGATGAGATAGAGATAGGTGTTGTTTCGTTATATCTGACTTAAGATTTGTATCTTTTGTGGACTTGCTTTTGTCGTAGTAGTCACAGATAGCTTCATATATATCTGTAGATAGACATTTTTGGTAAACATCGAAAATATCTTTTCGCTGATTCTCATCTTCCTGATCACGTAACAAATATACATCACCGCCAATTGCATGGAGAACGTGATCGCAAATTTCTTGTTTTTTGCCCTTTTCGCAAGTGCATGAGAATTGCAGACGGCCAAGTTCATTTATCTCTGCTGTTACTGCACAGGGCACATACTCCAAACGCGCAGGATCTTCTCGTCTTTCTATATGTTTTACGTTCAGCGTTATTTTCCAATTGCCATTGTTCTCAAAGAGCGTTTTTTGTCCTTTTTGCATTTACGTACCTCCTGGACATTGTAGATAATGCCGCTTTTACGATTTCATACGCTGACACAAATATTTAAGGCCTATGATCCACAGTGCCCTGCACGCCTACGACTTTGCCGATTATTCGGACATATTCATATTCAAGGTCTTCCTTATCTGCCTTTATCATTTGTCCGTTGGAAGCGTGCAGTTCATAGCCTCCGCCCTTGGGATAGACTTTTTTTATAACAGGGTTGCCGCCGATTTCGACAAGACAAACGGCGCCGGCCGTTATCCATTGTGCGGGATTGACGACCACCCAGCTGTCGGGAGGCACGCCATAATCCACCATACTGCTGCCGTCAACTTTATATGCGCGCGGAGGTTTTGCGGCATCGATGTCTCCAAGCAGGCACGATACTATTGGCTCATAGCCTTCCGCCGCAGCATCGTCGTCAAGATAGGTTGTATGGCCAGAGCCGCCGCAGTGCGGGCTGTACTGCTCGGAAACGCGAGGTACGAGAATTATATCGGGGCCGATACCCACAAGTCCGCCAGGGAGTTTTTTATAAACGGATGGGTACTCCGTGTCCTTTCCAATGACCGAGCCACCGTCGAACTTCATCGTTCCGTCCAGCCTCAGAATTGGGCGCGGGTCGTCGGTCTCGCCCATCAGGTAGGCGACGCTGGTATTAAGAGTTGTCGCAAGGCTGTTAATTGTTTCGATTCCAGGCTCTCTTTTCCCCGCTTCCCATCTTGATACGGTTCCGCTGGCAACATTTAACAAGGAACACAACTCGTTGCTTGTTATGCCTTGTTTCTCCCTTATTTCTCGCAACCGCTCTCCAAAGCTATTCATGTTTAAATTATGCCTCTTTGGCATTGTTAAAGCAACAATTTACAGTAATCAATCTGGCATCATTAAAATGCCATAAGGGCATTTTGGGTCCTTAGACCTATTGCAATAATGCCAAATAGGCAGTATATTTATTGGCAAGGCAAGGGGGTGATTAAGTGAAATTAAGGGAAATAAGAGAAAATCGAGGGATAAAAGCCTCGGTTCTTGCGGCCAAAATGGCAGTAGATGTAACAACAATAACGAGATGGGAGACTGGTGCGAGGGTGCCTGATGTAAATACGGCATTAAGGTTGGCAGGAATCCTTAACTGCTCTGTTGATGAACTTCTACGCGACGACACAAACCCTACTCCACCCCAGCCCTTGGAAGCGTAGGGGCTGGGGTGAGGGATAACCATCTCGAAGAGGCGGAGCGCCTTTCCGATGCCGTTCTCAGGATTTCTTCATGGGGCTCGGCGATCGGGATCAAGAAAATCATGAGGGATATCGGCAACAACGGCATCGCCAACGATCCCGAACTGAAAGAAGCACTTCTGGAGATACAGATGACAGCTCGCGAAGCGATGGCGTAGTGCTGCAGATGTCGCTGGCAGGACGGGGGCCTTTATTTTGAAAGGAGGGGCAAAAATATGCCTATACCGATAGCAATTCATCGTGACGTGGAGCAACGCATTCCGTTCAGTATCACGTCGTCGGATATTTTGACGGTCTCGGAAGCGGCGGAGCTGCTCAAAATTTCGCCGGACACCGTCAGGTCTATGTGCGACAGGGGAGAACTACCGCATAGAAAATGCGGTAACCGTCGTCGCTTCCCTGGCTGGCTGCTCATTGAATGGCTCCACGACAGTCAAATAAAAAAGGAGGGGGCATAAATGCCCGGCGCAATAGCGCAAAGCGCGTTTTTTGCGCAGTGGGTCGCGCCGAACATCGAAGTCGTATACATGGCGTTCTTCGCGGGGATCGCGGGGCTTGCCTGGGTGGCGGTACAGGCGCTTCGAGAAGCGTGGCGCAGATGAACCGCGAACTCATCTGCGGCGACTGCAAGCTCTGGGACTGCGCCGACCGCGGGTTTTACGGCTCAAACCTGTGCAAATGCAAACAGGACGGAAAGAAGCGCTGGAGGGGCGACTGCGCGGAAGCCTGCGGCTGGTTCGTCTTTTCGGAAAAACTATTCGGAGAAAGGAATTGAAACTGAAACATGGAAAAGAAACTGATCAATCTCACGCCGCACGAAATCTGCGTCTACATGGACGACGGCGACATTCTGGTCATACCGCCGGATGAGACGCCCGCGCGCTGCGTGGAAAGCTCACAGAAAATCTACGAACTCAACGGCGTCCCCGTGGTGATCAAAAAATACGGCGACGTCGAAGGGCTGCCGGAAAAAGAGCCGGGGCACGCCTACATCGTCTCCATCATAGTCGCGAACGCCGTCCGCGGGACACGCGGCGACGTATACATCACAGCAGACCTCGTCCGCGATGCCTCCGGCCGCGTCGTCGGCTGCCGCTCGTTCGCACAGGTCCAGTGAGGCAAGCGAAATGTACAAGACATTGATCGTATGTATTTTATCTTTTATCGCCGTCATCCTTTTAGGCGGCGTCGCCGGCTGGTGCGCATGGGTATATTTCGACTGGTGCGGCAACCGCAAGAAGCTGCGGCGTCTGGACGAATACCTGCGCGCCAAAGACCGCGGGGCGTACCGCCGCAGGGAGGAGGCTGACTGATGCTTCTTTTTTCAGGACTGCACGTCGCCGCGAAAGGCCTCTACGCGCTCTTCTCCTTCTACGCCGCATGCTGCGGCTTCGGAGGCTGAGCGATGGGAAAAAGCAGAGCCCCGAGCGTCGGCGTCGCCCAGGGCCCAGAGCCATGAAATTGAAAAAACAAGAAAAGTATAGCATGAAAAAACATTCATGGCTATCCAAATCCCCGAAGAAAGGAGGTGAACAACCATGATGGACAACGTAATGATCCCTCTGTCGCTGAAAGACATGTCCGACCTGGACAGGACCTTCACGCGCCTCGTCCCCGGAGTCGTAGCGTCGCTGAAAGACGCTACGCAGTCCGCGAGCATCACCATCACGCTGAACTTCAAACTCTGCCCAGACAGCGAGACTCAGGTCGACATGAAGACGAGCATCCGTCCGACCTTCGCGACCGACAAGAAAGTCACGCGCTGCCGCCGCGACCTCATGACGCGCGCGGTAACGGCCGACAAACTCGACCTCGGCAACTACGACGAAGTCGAAATGCCGACTGCGCAAAAGAATCTGTTCGCGGGAGCTGCGGACGCAGACGAATAAGAAAGGATGACGAAAATGGAAATCGAAAAACTCATAGTCCCGCAGGGACACAAAGAGCCCATCACGATACTCGAAGGCGTGGCGGCCAAGCCGCTGCCGCTGTTCGACTACCAGGGCTACCAGTACACGGCGCTCGACGTCAAAAGCTTCTGCGAACTCGTGAAAGCCAAAGGCAAACAGCCCTCGGCGCTCATATTCTCGGACGACGCCGGCTTCACCGCGATCTTGGACGACACCGTCATAAGCCGCAAGCAGGACACAGTCACAATGCCGTACACCTACTCCGTCCAAATGGAAGAGTGGGAGCCGGTCCTCTCTCCCGGCGGGCACGTATTCGCGCTGAAAGAGCTCATCGACTACGTCAAGCGCGCCGACGGCAAAACGATCGACAACTTCGAGTCCCTGCTCTCCTCGTTCAAAAACTTCAAATACGTCTCCAACGTGACCGGAGACTTTACCTTCGACAACAGAAACAACTACACCTTCTGCGTAAAAGTGAAAGACGCCGAAGGGACCGTCCGCATCCCGCAGACATTCTGCGCGAACGTCGAGATATTCAAAAACAGCGACTGGTTCCAGTGGATGGAGATCGAAGTCGAAATATCCCAGCCGAAGAGCGCCGGAGAACAGCCGCTCTTCCTGCTTTCCTGCCCCAAATTCCCGCGCTACCTACAGGCGGCGCAGGAAAACCTCTACGAGCAAATGAAAAAAGAGCTCGACGGCTGGCTCGTCGTGCAGGGACGCCCGACAGACCGCCCAGCAAAAGGCTAAAAAAAGAGAGTCCGGCGGGGGATGCGCTCCTCCGCCGGACCCAAACCAAAGAACACAACTGAATTATACCATACAGGAGGACAACATCTCATGACGAAAAAAGTATATATAGCCCACCCATTTCGCGGGAAAAAACCCTACACGGCCGAACAGATCCAGAAAAACACCCTGCGCGTCACCGGCATCTGCCGCGCCATATTCCGCGACATGACCGACGTCGTGCCCGTCAGCCCCGTACACGCCTTCGGCTTCGCCGACCCCTTCGAAGACGACCAGCACAAAGTGCTCGACTGCTGCGGCGAGCTGCTACACGCCTGCGATGAGATGTGGGTCTTCGGCGACTGGCTGTCGTCGATGGGCTGCATATTCGAAGTCGGGACCTTCTGCCGCCGCGACGAAGGCGGAATCGCCTTCTGCACCTTCGACGAAGAAACGAAGCGGATAAAAAAAGCAGCCGCCTTCGACCTCACCATAGATAAATCCGACGTGATCGCCTACATCCTCGGCCAGCGGCAGCGGGCCTTCGGGGGAGAAAGGGAAAAATGAGAAGAACAAACACACGCACAGGCACAGGGAAAAGGTACGTCTACAAGGGGCGCACGCTCTTCGTCCGCGAATACGAGACGGTCAACAGCACGGCGTGGGGAGTCTATTTCGTGGACAAAAAGGGCATCAAGCGCATGTACATGTCGCACACGGAGCCCGCGATAACGCTCGGCTACCAGTCTGAAGAAAACGCGCAGTACGCGCTCGACCAGTTCGCCGCGGCATACAACCTGCCGGAGGCAGATGACAGATGACCCGCGATTTTGAGAAGCAATACCCTCTGCCGTTTAGGGAGCATGTCTTTCAGGATAATAAAAATCTGACGATCTATGCAGGAAATGGGCATTACATTTTTTCGAGCCGCATCGAAAATAGGTTCGACGTGTTCAAGTATATGGTCGCCTGCGCCAACCTCATGCCGGAAGCGGTGGACCTCATAAAAAGCTTCGTCGTGCTCTGTAAAGATTATAAGCTGACAGCCTCTATAAAATGCAACGGCGAAGAAGTTGACGCGCCGCTGATCGATATATTTCAGAGGGGCTGCGAGGACTTCCTCGCCAAGCTGGGCGACGTGGCGGAATGAAAGCCCTGTCGCTCTTCTCTGGAATAGAATGTGTCGTTCATGCATAGGAAATATGACATGAAGCGCAGGAAGGAGGTGGTCTAAATGCCGCTGAGAGCACTTTCATTGTTCTCCGGCATTTGACCGGCGGGCTCGATTTGGCGGCCGAAGCCGCGGGGATAGAAATTGCTGCGCTGTGCGAGATAGAACCGTTCCCTGCGTCGATACTGCGCAAGCGGTTTCCGTCGGTACCGTTGATTAGCGACGTAAGAACGATCAACAAGGAGGTATTGCTTGCATTGATAAAAGATAAATATCAAGATGTTATTTTTAGATACGATGCTGGCGAATCTATACAACAAATCGCAAATAGCTACGGAATAACCCGGCAAGCAATGTGGAATATTCTCAAGCGCCGTGGCTGCCGATTCCGCCCTAAAATCAGATTTGGGCAATCAAATCATTTTTTCCGCGGAGGCCGCGTAGCAAGCGACAACGCTCAAAATCTGCTTGAAGAGGCAATAGAAAAAGGCCTTGTAAAACGTAGAGATGTTTGTGAGAAATGTGGTTGCACACAAAAATTTAAAGACGGCAGGAGCGGAATCCAAGCACATCATTGCGATTACAACAAACCGTATGACGTGATGTGGCTATGTCAGAAATGCCATCATGAGTGGCATAAAAACAATAAAGCGATACCAAAGATAGGAGGTGTTGCCAATGTCGAAGCCACAGAAAATAAATACGAACCAATCGATATTGTTTTCGGGGGCTTCCCTCGATGACCTTGCCAAGACTTATCTGTCGCAGGACGGAGAGCTGGGCTTGAGGGCGCGCGAAGCGGTCTATGGTTTGAAATGCTCCGAGTTATTACGGAAATTAGACCCCGTTTTGTACTTGCTGAGAACGTCCGTGGAGCAGTCAATCTCGCCCTCGATACCGTCCGAATGGGATTGGAGGAGCGGGGTTACCGCGTCTGGGCTCTCGTCGTTCCAGCTTCTGCGTTTGGAGCCCCTCACAGAAGAGAGCGCCTCTTCGTCGTCGGGATACGGAAAAGTATGGCCGACGCCTACGACTATGGACGTGTCGACGGACAAAATGAAAAGCACACAGGTGAAAGTCGGCTCGATGCACTCGGTGACTTTGTCCATGGCGGTGAAATTATGGCCGACGCCTGTGAAGAGCGACAACAACGGGGCTGCGAGCCTGGAATCTATGGAGAAGCGCCGAAAGAACCCACTGTCGAACAGTTTGCGGGACGCGGTCTCGGCGCAATGTGGGCCACGCCGACGTCCTGTGGAAACAACAACCGAGCCGGAGCGGGCCCCCACAGCGGAGACGGGCTCGCGACGCAGATAAAGCGGGAAGAAGCCTCGGGCGGGGTCCTCAACCCCGCCTGGGTAGAGCAGCTCATGGGTTTTCCCGAAGGCTGGACGGACCTCGACGTCGACGAGCCGCGTCCGTGGCGGGGCTGGCCCGCGCCGATGGGCATGGGAATGTGGGGCACCCCGAACGCGGCTCCCTGCGGCATGACGGCGAAGACGTCGGGGCGCCCGATCGAGAAGAGCACGCATCTCGAAACGCAGGTATATTGCGCGGGAACGGATCCATATGGCGCGCCTCGCGCCCAAGCCGGCCAATACCCCTACGAATTCCCGCGCACGGTGAAAGGCGGCAAACGCCGGGTCGAACGCCTGAAAGCCTTAGGCAACGCTGTAGTTCCACAACAGGCGTATCCGATATTTCGGGCGATAGCGGAAATGGACAGATTGTTAAAGGAAGGAGAACGACGTAAATGATTTTTATTGGAGATGCGTTTAGCACACTTCGCGGAATGCTGCCCAAGACCTTCCACTGCGTAGTCACATCGCCGCCCTACTACGGGCTGCGGGACTACGGCGTCGCGGGGCAGATAGGGCTCGAACCTGAGCCGCGGCTGTACGTGGAGCGCTTAGTCGAGATATTCCGTGAAGTGCGGCGCGTATTGCGAGACGATGGCACGCTTTGGCTCAACCTTGGCGACTCCTACTTCGGCAGCGGCAAGGGCGCGGCAAGCGCGCCGGAGAACGCGGCGCACTATAAGCAGGGCACGAACAAAGGCATGGTCGGTGCGGCGTCCACGCTGATAGCACCGACGGGGCCGGCGAAAAACCTGATGGGCATACCGTGGCGCGTGGCGTTCGCGTTGCAGGAAGACGGCTGGAACCTGCGGCAGGACATCATATGGGCGAAGCCCAACCCGATGCCGGAAAGCGTGACGGACCGCTGCACCAAGTCGCACGAGTACATCTTCCTCTTCTCGAAGAGCCCGAGATACTACTTCGATGCTGATGCGATACGCGAGCCGGCGCAGGAAACCACTGTAAAAAGATGCTCCCAATCCGGCAGTACGCGACCTCTTCCGAGATACGGCGGCAAAAAATACACAGCCTATCCGGAACAGTTCTTCCGCACAAAAAGCGGCACGGCATACGACATTCGCGACGGGCGGCGCAACAAGCGCGACGTCTGGACGGTGGCGACCGTGCCCTGCAAAGAGGCGCACTTCGCGACCTTCCCGCCGGAGTTGATACGCCCGTGCATAAGAGCGGGCGCGCCGATAGACGGCATCGTTTTAGACCCGTTCTTCGGGAGCGGCACTACCGGCGTCGTCTGTACGCAGGAGAACAGAAATTACATCGGGATAGAGCTCAACCGCGACTATGTACAAATAGCCAAGCGTCGCATAGAGGCGGTCGAACGCACAGGGATGCTGATGATATGAAGAGCTACATCGTGACCGAGAAGCAGCTCGACGAACTGAAAAAGCTGTATGAGAGGTGCAAGGAGCTACTGAGGGTGACGTTGGTGGATTGCTTTGATTTCGGCGAAGATGAGCACGAAACGGTGAAAGCCTCCGTGGACGCGCTCGCCGAGCCACTGCGAGAGTTGAAATTCCTTGTTGAAGACATTGAGCGGCAGGAGGCGGACTCCTGACCATGGAGCCTATCGCCGCACACAGGATAATGGGAGACTCGGCGTCGAGCGGTGAAGACGGCAGGATGTATGCGCACATCGAGCTGGGTCCGAGGCAAATACAAATCCTCGCCCTGTATGCGGGAGGGCTGACCCGACCAGAAATACAGAAAAAACTGAGGATAAGCGACAAGCAAATGGACATAGCGGAAGACAAGATAAGCGACTGCTTCAAAGAATACGATATGCGCGACTGCGCGCGAAAATGGAAAGAGGAGACAATGAAGAAATGAGGGACGCGATATGAAGGAAAAAGTGACCGAACAGACGAAAATAATCCCCGTTGGCCCGGATGAAAATCTTGACCAGGATGAGGATATCACCGTGTCTTCCACCGAGGAAGACGGCTGCATAAGCGACGGGCGCGGCGGCTTTTGGTTCTGCATTCTT of the Synergistes jonesii genome contains:
- a CDS encoding helix-turn-helix domain-containing protein; this translates as MNSFGERLREIREKQGITSNELCSLLNVASGTVSRWEAGKREPGIETINSLATTLNTSVAYLMGETDDPRPILRLDGTMKFDGGSVIGKDTEYPSVYKKLPGGLVGIGPDIILVPRVSEQYSPHCGGSGHTTYLDDDAAAEGYEPIVSCLLGDIDAAKPPRAYKVDGSSMVDYGVPPDSWVVVNPAQWITAGAVCLVEIGGNPVIKKVYPKGGGYELHASNGQMIKADKEDLEYEYVRIIGKVVGVQGTVDHRP
- a CDS encoding helix-turn-helix domain-containing protein, with product MKLREIRENRGIKASVLAAKMAVDVTTITRWETGARVPDVNTALRLAGILNCSVDELLRDDTNPTPPQPLEA
- a CDS encoding helix-turn-helix domain-containing protein, coding for MPIPIAIHRDVEQRIPFSITSSDILTVSEAAELLKISPDTVRSMCDRGELPHRKCGNRRRFPGWLLIEWLHDSQIKKEGA
- a CDS encoding DUF7768 domain-containing protein, with amino-acid sequence MTKKVYIAHPFRGKKPYTAEQIQKNTLRVTGICRAIFRDMTDVVPVSPVHAFGFADPFEDDQHKVLDCCGELLHACDEMWVFGDWLSSMGCIFEVGTFCRRDEGGIAFCTFDEETKRIKKAAAFDLTIDKSDVIAYILGQRQRAFGGEREK
- a CDS encoding helix-turn-helix domain-containing protein; amino-acid sequence: MAAEAAGIEIAALCEIEPFPASILRKRFPSVPLISDVRTINKEVLLALIKDKYQDVIFRYDAGESIQQIANSYGITRQAMWNILKRRGCRFRPKIRFGQSNHFFRGGRVASDNAQNLLEEAIEKGLVKRRDVCEKCGCTQKFKDGRSGIQAHHCDYNKPYDVMWLCQKCHHEWHKNNKAIPKIGGVANVEATENKYEPIDIVFGGFPR
- a CDS encoding DNA-methyltransferase — encoded protein: MIFIGDAFSTLRGMLPKTFHCVVTSPPYYGLRDYGVAGQIGLEPEPRLYVERLVEIFREVRRVLRDDGTLWLNLGDSYFGSGKGAASAPENAAHYKQGTNKGMVGAASTLIAPTGPAKNLMGIPWRVAFALQEDGWNLRQDIIWAKPNPMPESVTDRCTKSHEYIFLFSKSPRYYFDADAIREPAQETTVKRCSQSGSTRPLPRYGGKKYTAYPEQFFRTKSGTAYDIRDGRRNKRDVWTVATVPCKEAHFATFPPELIRPCIRAGAPIDGIVLDPFFGSGTTGVVCTQENRNYIGIELNRDYVQIAKRRIEAVERTGMLMI
- a CDS encoding helix-turn-helix domain-containing protein codes for the protein MEPIAAHRIMGDSASSGEDGRMYAHIELGPRQIQILALYAGGLTRPEIQKKLRISDKQMDIAEDKISDCFKEYDMRDCARKWKEETMKK